The Mesoterricola silvestris sequence CGAGGTGCAGCCCAAGAAGATCGAGATCAGCCTCGCTCGATGAGCACCACGGCCTGGGCCGCCAGGCCTTCGCCCCGCCCCGTGAAGCCCAGGCGCTCCGTGGTGGTGGCCTTGACGTTGAGGTCCTGGGGCGCGAGCCCCAGGACGGGCGCGATGCGGTCCCGCATGGCCTCCCGGTGGGGGGCCAGCTTGGGCCGCTCCCCGATGAGGGCCACGTCGGCGTTCACCACCCGCCAGCCCCCGGCCCTCAGGTCGGCCATGACCGCGGCCAGGAGGCCCACGGAATCCGCGCCCCGGTAGGCGGGGTCGGTGTCCGGGAAATGCTGGCCGATGTCGCCCAGCCCGGCCGCGCCCAGCAGGGCGTCCATGAGGGCGTGGACCATCACGTCGGCGTCGCTGTGGCCCGCCAGGCCCCGGTCGTGGGGCACCCGCAGGCCCATGAGCATCAGGGGCCGGCCGGCCTCGGGCTCCGCGAAGCGGTGCACGTCGAAGCCCTGGCCCACCCGGATCACCGGCCCCCCTGGACGCGGAACTCGTCCGTGGAGTCCTCCACGGCCCCCTGGGGGGCCTTGGCCGTGGCGTCGGGCAGCAGGATGGTCACCACGGTGCCGTGGCCCTCCTCGCTGACCACCTCCACCGTGCCGCCGTGCTCCTCCACGATCTTCTTGACCGTCGCCATGCCCAGGCCCGTGCCCTTGCGCTTGCCGTGGCTGAAGAAGGGCTCGAAGATGCGCTTGAGCACCTTCCGGGGGATGCCCTTGCCGTTGTCCTGCACCTTGATCTCGAGGCCCTCGGGCACCCGCCCCCAGCCCAGGCGCACCTCGCCGCCCTCGTGGCCCTCCAGGGCGTCGATGGAATTGGCCACCAGATTCTCCACGACCCGGGCGAACCGGTGCCTGTCGAGGCTGGCCGGGCAGGCCTCGCCCTCGCAGCGCAGCGCCGCCCCCGCCTCCGCGGCCCGGGGCTGCAGGGGCTCCATCAGGGCGCCCAGGTAGGACCCCAGTTCCACGGTCTCCCGCTTCGGCTCGCGCACCTTGGCGTAGTCCAGGATATCGGCGCTGAGCCGGCTCAGGCGGTCCACGGCGGAGAGGATCTGGTCCAGGTGGTGCCTGCAGTAGTCGTCCTTGACGGTGGTGCCCAGGAGCTGGGCGTGGCCGCCCACCACGAACAGGCCGTTCTTGAAGTCGTGTACGATGCTCGAGGCCACCTGGCCCACGGTGGCCAGCACCTGGTTGCGCAGGTTCGCCTCGGCCAGCCGCGTGCGCTCGATGGCGATGGCGCACAGGGCCACGATGGCCTCGAAGGTGGGCCGGTCCACGGGTTCGCTGACGATGGTGCGGCTGTCCAGGTACACCACGCCGATGCGCTCGCCCTGCACCTGCAGGGGCAGGCAGAGGATGGTCTTGAGCTGGAGGTTGATGACGGACTTCTGGGCCATGAGGGCCTCGTCCGTGGCCACGTTGTGGATCCACACCGCGTCGCCCTGCTCGAAGACCTTGTGCACGCTGCTCATGGAGAGATGGATGGTCTTCTCCATCTCGGCGCCCAGGTTCCGCTGGACCTTCACCTGCAGTTCCCCGCCCTCGGGCATCATGAGGAAGCCCCGGTCCGTGCCGGAGATGGCCAGGAGGCGGTCCAGGGTCTGCTCCAGCAGGTCGTCCAGTTCCGTGTCCCCCGCCAGGAGGCCGGCGGTCCTGAGGATGGCCTGGAGGTTCACCTCGGAGGCGAAGGCCGATTCCGCGCGCAGGGTCAGGTAGTAGGCCCCGTCCGCCACGCGCACGGTGCTGCCGGGCTCCCAGGCCATGCGGGTGAGCCGCTGGTCCTTGAAGAAGGTGCCGTGGGAGGACCCCAGGTCCTCCACCCACCAGGTGTCGTCGGCGAACTCGATCTTCAGGTGGTTGCGGCTGACCATGCTGTCGGAGAGCACCACGTCGCACTGGCTCTGGCGGCCGAGGACCATGACGTTCTGGGCGGGGACGGCCCGCTCGAAGCCGTGGCGGTCCCTGATGGATATGGATGTCCGTTCAGGCACGAGGCCCCCCTGAAGGACAAAGTATAGGGGATCCACCGCGGCGACACTAGACAAGGCTTCCCCGCCGTGAGGCAATCTAGGCATGGACCACGCAAGGAACCCGGACCTCGACCCCTCGCTGCCCGAGGAGCCCTTCGAATACTCGCTGCGGCCGCAACGTCTGCCGGAATATATCGGCCAGGAGAAGGTGAAGGCCCGGCTGGAGATCGCCCTGAAGGCCGCGCTGGGGCGCCGGGAGGTGCTGGACCACGTGCTGCTGTACGGCCCCCCGGGCCTGGGCAAGACCACCCTCGCGCACGTGCTGGCCAACGAGATGAACTCGGCCTGCAAGGTCATCCAGGCCCCCGCGCTGGAAAAGAAGGGCGACCTCGCCGCCATCCTCACGAACCTCGACGACGGGGAGTTCCTCTTCATCGACGAGATCCACCGCCTGGCGGCGCCCATCGAGGAGATGCTCTATTCCGCCATGGAGGACCGCAAGCTCGACATCCTCATCGGCCAGGGCCCCTCGGCCCAGACCCTCAAGGTGGACCTGCGCCCCTTCACCCTGGTGGGCGCCACCACCCGCGCCGGCCTCATCAGCAAGCCGCTCCACGACCGCTTCGGCATGGTCCACCGGCTGGACTACTACACCCGCGAGGAGCTCACCGTCATCGCCACCCGCAGTTCCCAGGTGCTGGGCGTGGAGCTCGCCCCCGAAGGCGCCGGCAGCATCGCCCGCCGCAGCCGCGGGACCCCCCGCATCGTGAACCGCCTCCTGCGCCGGTGCCGCGACTACGCCGAGGTCAAGGGCGACGGCGTCATCACCTCCGACCTGGCCGACGCCTGCCTCG is a genomic window containing:
- the ispF gene encoding 2-C-methyl-D-erythritol 2,4-cyclodiphosphate synthase — its product is MIRVGQGFDVHRFAEPEAGRPLMLMGLRVPHDRGLAGHSDADVMVHALMDALLGAAGLGDIGQHFPDTDPAYRGADSVGLLAAVMADLRAGGWRVVNADVALIGERPKLAPHREAMRDRIAPVLGLAPQDLNVKATTTERLGFTGRGEGLAAQAVVLIERG
- a CDS encoding sensor histidine kinase, with translation MPERTSISIRDRHGFERAVPAQNVMVLGRQSQCDVVLSDSMVSRNHLKIEFADDTWWVEDLGSSHGTFFKDQRLTRMAWEPGSTVRVADGAYYLTLRAESAFASEVNLQAILRTAGLLAGDTELDDLLEQTLDRLLAISGTDRGFLMMPEGGELQVKVQRNLGAEMEKTIHLSMSSVHKVFEQGDAVWIHNVATDEALMAQKSVINLQLKTILCLPLQVQGERIGVVYLDSRTIVSEPVDRPTFEAIVALCAIAIERTRLAEANLRNQVLATVGQVASSIVHDFKNGLFVVGGHAQLLGTTVKDDYCRHHLDQILSAVDRLSRLSADILDYAKVREPKRETVELGSYLGALMEPLQPRAAEAGAALRCEGEACPASLDRHRFARVVENLVANSIDALEGHEGGEVRLGWGRVPEGLEIKVQDNGKGIPRKVLKRIFEPFFSHGKRKGTGLGMATVKKIVEEHGGTVEVVSEEGHGTVVTILLPDATAKAPQGAVEDSTDEFRVQGGR
- the ruvB gene encoding Holliday junction branch migration DNA helicase RuvB, translating into MDHARNPDLDPSLPEEPFEYSLRPQRLPEYIGQEKVKARLEIALKAALGRREVLDHVLLYGPPGLGKTTLAHVLANEMNSACKVIQAPALEKKGDLAAILTNLDDGEFLFIDEIHRLAAPIEEMLYSAMEDRKLDILIGQGPSAQTLKVDLRPFTLVGATTRAGLISKPLHDRFGMVHRLDYYTREELTVIATRSSQVLGVELAPEGAGSIARRSRGTPRIVNRLLRRCRDYAEVKGDGVITSDLADACLALHEVDDLGLEGLDRAYLEALCVKFRGGPVGVRTLAAALGESDGGALEDLVEPYLMQIGFLDRTQQGRKATEAAYGYLGLKTVPNSLFS